From a single Miscanthus floridulus cultivar M001 chromosome 8, ASM1932011v1, whole genome shotgun sequence genomic region:
- the LOC136472137 gene encoding protein LSD1: MPVPLAPYPTPPVPFTPPNGGQSQLVCIGCRNLLMYPAGATSVCCAVCSTVTAVPAPGTEMAQLVCGGCHTLLMYIRGATSVQCSCCHTVNLAMEANQVAHVNCGNCRMLLMYQYGARSVKCAVCNFVTSVGASPGAEQKPSS, translated from the exons ATGCCGGTTCCCCTTGCCCCGTATCCGACTCCTCCGGTGCCATTCACGCCGCCCAATG GGGGCCAAAGCCAGCTTGTCTGCATCGGATGCCGGAATCTCCTCATGTATCCAGCTGGTGCGACGTCGGTCTGCTGTGCAGTTTGCAGCACCGTCACCGCCGTGCCGGCTCCAG GAACTGAGATGGCACAGCTAGTTTGCGGAGGATGCCACACTCTCCTGATGTACATACGTGGTGCGACGAGTGTACAATGTTCTTGCTGCCACACTGTTAACCTGGCTATGGAAG CAAATCAAGTTGCGCATGTAAACTGCGGGAACTGCCGTATGCTGCTCATGTACCAGTATGGAGCTAGGTCTGTGAAATGCGCAGTCTGCAATTTTGTGACATCAGTTGGG GCCTCACCTGGTGCAGAGCAGAAGCCCAGCAGCTGA
- the LOC136472138 gene encoding tobamovirus multiplication protein 2A-like gives MACRGFFECVLKLLNLVVMAVGLAMVGYGAYLLVMWLQVAPPAPAPAPAAVPPSGELVRLGRPLLLLVDASLSDADGTVERLSSAWFIFAFIGVGAILFITSIFGCAGARNGCCLSIYSFLIILFILVELGAGGFIFFNHSWKEVIPVDKTGNFDIMYSFLKENWRIAKWVALGAVVFEALLFTVAIIVQSGNQADYDSDDEYIGARSGIRQPLVNQQAAAADPRVPNLDYRPIRNDAWSQRMREKYGVDSFDPNRFQPATISPAEQRNRCTIL, from the exons ATGGCGTGCCGGGGCTTCTTCGAGTGCGTCCTCAAGCTGCTCAACCTCGTCGTCATGGCGGTCGGGCTCGCCATGGTGGGCTACGGCGCCTACCTGCTCGTGATGTGGCTGCAGGTcgcgccgcccgcgcccgcgccggcgccggcggccgtgCCGCCCAGCGGCGAGCTCGTGCGGCTCGGGAGGCCGCTGCTCCTCCTTGTTGATGCGTCCCTGTCGGATGCGGATGGGACCGTGGAGAGACTCTCCAGTGCCTG GTTTATTTTTGCGTTCATTGGTGTCGGCGCTATACTCTTTATCACATCGATCTTTGGTTGTGCTGGAGCTAGAAATGGATGCTGCTTGTCTATT TACTCATTCCTCATTATTCTGTTCATACTGGTCGAGCTTGGTGCAGGAGGCTTCATTTTCTTCAACCATAGTTGGAAAGAG GTCATCCCAGTTGACAAAACAGGAAACTTTGACATTATGTACAGCTTTTTGAAAGAGAATTGGAGAATTGCAAAATGGGTTGCACTTGGAGCTGTTGTATTTgag GCATTGTTGTTCACTGTAGCTATCATAGTACAGTCGGGCAATCAAGCTGAttatgacagtgatgatgagtaCATCGGCGCAAGGTCTGGAATACGGCAGCCGTTGGTGAATCAgcaggctgctgctgctgatccTAGGGTGCCCAATCTCGACTACCGCCCAATCCGGAATGACGCATGGAGCCAAAGAATGAGAGAAAAG TACGGGGTGGATAGCTTTGATCCAAACAGGTTTCAACCGGCCACGATATCTCCTGCAGAACAAAGAAACCGATGCACGATTCTCTGA